The Microbacterium sp. zg-Y1090 sequence CCGGCGGCTGCTGCTTCGGGCGGCGTCGAAACCGCGACAGCGTCGCGCCGGCCAGGCCGATCGCCGTCGTGGGGCTGGGGCGCTTGCGGGCGGGTTCGCTCGGCGGGTGCTCTGGGGCGTCGGCCTCGGGCGCGGGTGCGGGCTGCGGGAGCGGCACGGGTGCGCTGATGGTGGTGGTGTCTCGCACGATGACGGTGCGCAGCGGCGCGGCCGCGCGGGCGTCGAGCGCGGCATCACGGGCGATCGGGCGCAGATCCACCGGGGCGAGGGTGATCCCGCGGCGCTCGTCGAGGCGCGCCAGGGCGAGCAGATCCTCCACCAGCACGCCCATGCGGATCGCCTCCTTCTCGATGCGCTCCATCGACTGGTCGATCTGCTCCTCGCCGGAGATGGCGCCCATGCGGTACAGCTCGGCGTACCCGCGCACGGTCACCAGAGGGGTGCGCAGCTCATGGCTGGCATCTCCGATGAAGCGGCGCATCTGCCGCACCGTGGCATCCCGCTCGGACAGCGCCGCGTCGATGCGGCCGAGCATCGCGTTGATCGCCGCCTTGAGCCTGCCGACCTCGGTGGTCGCCGGCTCGATGTCGGTCATGCGCAGGCTGAAGTCGCCCGCGGCGATGGCATCGGCGGTCGCCTCCACCTGCCCGAGGCTGCGGAAGGTGAGGGTGACGATCCAGCGCACCAGGAACGCGCTCGCGATGACGGTGATGATGGCCAGGAAGCTGTAGATGCCGAGGAACGCGGCGAGGAACCGTTCGTTCGGCGCCGTGGGGAGGGCCACCAGCTGCGTGTAGAAGACGCCCGACGGGGTGTCCTCGACTCCGACCGCCGCCCGGTAGCCGGCCCCGCCGTCGCGGGCATTGAGGTCGAAGACGGTGGACGTGCCGAAGATCGTCGCCTGGGCGAGGGTGAACGTCTGGGGGAACTCCGGCTCGGGAGCGGAGTTGCCGCCGCCGCTGGTGAGGAAGCGCCCGTCGGGCCCGTACACGGCCACGAAGTACGCCGTGGCATCCGATCGCACCTCGAAGTCGTCACCGGACTCGGTGACCCAGCCGGTGAAGACGCTGCTGACGGCATCCGTCTCGGCCAACTGCTGCACCTGGGCGTCGAGGTTCATGGCCAAGGTGTTGCGCAGGAAGGCGAGGGTGCCGACGCCCGCGGAGACGAGACCGATCGCGAGCACGGCGACGGTGACGCCGGTGACCTTGGCGCGCAGGCTGACGCCGCGCCACCACGAGGTCAGCGCGTCGTTCTTGCCCGCGTGGGCGGCTAGAGCCACCGGTTCACGCGGACTTGCCGGCCTTCAGCATGTAGCCGAAACCGCGCTTGGTCTGGATGAGGGGCTCGGAGGAGTGCGGGTCGATCTTGCGCCGCAGATACGAGATGTAGCTCTCGACGATGCCGGCATCCCCGTTGAAGTCGTACTCCCACACGTGATCGAGGATCTGCGCCTTGCTGAGCAC is a genomic window containing:
- a CDS encoding sensor histidine kinase, which codes for MALAAHAGKNDALTSWWRGVSLRAKVTGVTVAVLAIGLVSAGVGTLAFLRNTLAMNLDAQVQQLAETDAVSSVFTGWVTESGDDFEVRSDATAYFVAVYGPDGRFLTSGGGNSAPEPEFPQTFTLAQATIFGTSTVFDLNARDGGAGYRAAVGVEDTPSGVFYTQLVALPTAPNERFLAAFLGIYSFLAIITVIASAFLVRWIVTLTFRSLGQVEATADAIAAGDFSLRMTDIEPATTEVGRLKAAINAMLGRIDAALSERDATVRQMRRFIGDASHELRTPLVTVRGYAELYRMGAISGEEQIDQSMERIEKEAIRMGVLVEDLLALARLDERRGITLAPVDLRPIARDAALDARAAAPLRTVIVRDTTTISAPVPLPQPAPAPEADAPEHPPSEPARKRPSPTTAIGLAGATLSRFRRRPKQQPPAEPARPRPTPPPAAQPPARPPAAPIVTGDEDRIRQVVTNLLGNARRYSPEDSPIEISVGVDAAAGTGWIAVSDHGEGVPPQIRDKIFQRFWRADTSRTRETGGSGLGLSIVAAIVETLHGSIKVTDTPGGGATFTVAFPLVGTGGPSDTAPSEATSPALSTSDG